The genomic stretch CAAGAAGTGCCCCGTATCCATTTTTGAGGTATTTGGATGCTCCTTCATGGGTTGGGTCATCTTCAAGTCCAGGGTAGCTAACCCAGTTGACCTTGGGATGGTCTTTGAGGAATTTGGCAACTGCAAGTGCATTTCGGGAATGCTGTTGCACACGAAGATCCAGTGTTTCCAGTCCCTGCAGGAAAAGGAAGCTGTTAAATGGACTTACCTGTGCTCCCAGATCACGTAACAATCTTACTCTTGCTCGGAAAGTGTAGGCTACATTACCAAGACCCGGAAATTCTCCAAATGCATCCCAGTAAACTAATCCATGGTAGCTTGGGTCTGGTTCTGTAAATCCTGGGAATTTCCCGTTACTCCAGTCAAAGTTACCTGAATCCACTATCACTCCCCCAATGGAGGTTCCGTGTCCTCCGATGAATTTGGTTGCAGATAGTACGCTGATGTCCACTCCATGTTCTATGGGTTTTACTAGGCCCACTGCACTGGTGTTATCAACGATTACCGGAATTCCAGCTTCGTGGGCAATGTCTGATAAAATTTCAAAGTCGGGAACGTCCAGTTTTGGATTTCCAAGTGATTCTGCAAATATTGCCTTGGTTTTATCGGTGATGGCCTCTTCAAATTCTTCTGGTTTGGTGGAATCCACGAAGTTGACTTTCCTACCTAATTCAGGGAGAGTGTAATTGAAAAGTTGGTAAGTTCCACCGTAGAGGTTATCTGCAGATAATATTTCATCACCAGGTAAACTGAGGTTCAGGA from Methanobacterium sp. Maddingley MBC34 encodes the following:
- a CDS encoding OAH/OAS sulfhydrylase (PFAM: Cys/Met metabolism PLP-dependent enzyme~TIGRFAM: OAH/OAS sulfhydrylase_SP), with the protein product MTEENKKEYGLSTLGLHVGQEEPDPATGARAVPIYQTAAYVFNDTEHAANLFGLKELGNIYTRIMNPTNDVFEKRIAAIEGGNSALAVASGMAAITYSVLNLSLPGDEILSADNLYGGTYQLFNYTLPELGRKVNFVDSTKPEEFEEAITDKTKAIFAESLGNPKLDVPDFEILSDIAHEAGIPVIVDNTSAVGLVKPIEHGVDISVLSATKFIGGHGTSIGGVIVDSGNFDWSNGKFPGFTEPDPSYHGLVYWDAFGEFPGLGNVAYTFRARVRLLRDLGAQVSPFNSFLFLQGLETLDLRVQQHSRNALAVAKFLKDHPKVNWVSYPGLEDDPTHEGASKYLKNGYGALLGFGVKGGLEAGKQFIENVELLSHLANIGDAKSLVIHPASTTHQQLTPEEQAATGVTPDFIRLSIGLENVEDIIGDIDQSLARIDV